A genomic window from Neoarius graeffei isolate fNeoGra1 chromosome 5, fNeoGra1.pri, whole genome shotgun sequence includes:
- the si:dkey-96n2.3 gene encoding uracil nucleotide/cysteinyl leukotriene receptor, translating to MTEFFNISTQSEDIIMNFSVEKQNGSYSAGSHEENVFFVTLYIIIFIVSVPCNVLALWVFCYSKNSSSSKVFLLNLAIADMCYVLVLPTRVIYHASHSDWPLGEASCRLVGFLFFINLYCSMYLIAFIGLDRLLAITLPLKCQSLRKRKNAQVVCAILWVLVTCSMVPVLFSPQTVTFSSLGRNVTNCNQLYLENRSFKALVSTVVAFAVPIVSLTASYILIFLKLRVMTFHQRTAVQSNAIRMILLTLVTFIVAFVPYHVHRFFYIERHRHGTLSDVEMRSLAFGNRLTSALTCVSGIMDPVMYFFLAQNYQKTLLQLCGRATKNDQPQSTNRS from the exons ATGACCGAATTCTTCAACATCTCA ACTCAAAGTGAAGATATAATTATGAATTTCTCAGTGGAGAAACAGAATGGCAGCTATTCAGCTGGATCCCATGAAGAGAACGTGTTTTTTGTCACCTTGTACATCATTATCTTCATTGTTTCAGTTCCATGCAATGTGCTGGCTTTGTGGGTTTTCTGTTATAGCAAGAACTCTTCCTCTTCCAAGGTGTTCCTGTTGAACCTTGCTATAGCTGACATGTGTTATGTTTTGGTGCTGCCCACACGTGTGATTTATCACGCTTCACACAGCGACTGGCCGCTTGGGGAGGCATCTTGTCGCCTGGTGGGATTCCTATTTTTTATAAATCTCTATTGCAGCATGTACCTCATAGCTTTCATTGGCCTGGACCGCCTGTTGGCCATCACCCTGCCCCTGAAATGCCAATCCCTGAGGAAAAGGAAAAATGCTCAAGTGGTTTGTGCTATTTTGTGGGTATTGGTAACTTGTTCAATGGTGCCTGTGCTCTTCTCTCCCCAAACAGTAACCTTTTCATCATTAGGGAGGAATGTGACTAATTGTAATCAGCTTTATTTGGAGAATAGATCATTCAAAGCCCTTGTGTCTACAGTGGTTGCATTTGCTGTTCCTATTGTCTCTCTGACGGCATCTTACATCCTCATTTTTCTCAAGCTCCGAGTAATGACATTTCATCAGAGGACGGCAGTCCAAAGCAATGCAATCAGAATGATCCTGCTGACTCTGGTTACCTTCATCGTGGCCTTTGTGCCTTATCATGTGCACCGTTTCTTTTACATTGAGCGCCACAGACACGGCACATTATCTGATGTAGAAATGAGATCCTTGGCATTTGGTAACCGCTTAACCTCTGCTCTCACATGTGTTAGTGGTATAATGGATCCTGTTATGTATTTCTTCCTGGCTCAAAATTACCAGAAGACTCTTCTTCAGCTGTGCGGAAGAGCAACAAAAAATGACCAACCGCAGTCCACCAACCGATCTTGA